One window of the Pseudochaenichthys georgianus chromosome 21, fPseGeo1.2, whole genome shotgun sequence genome contains the following:
- the coa5 gene encoding cytochrome c oxidase assembly factor 5: MPKYYDEKEEDGRACSGVREDFRACLMQHDCVVKEGKMPSECLKEGHCKALQTSFFECKRSMIDTRSRFRGRKGY; encoded by the exons ATGCCGAAGTACTACGACGAAAAAGAGGAGGATGGCCGGGCCTGCTCCGGCGTCCGAGAGGACTTCAGGGCCTGTCTGATGCAGCATGATTGCGTGGTGAAG GAGGGGAAGATGCCCAGTGAGTGTCTGAAGGAAGGCCACTGCAAAGCCCTGCAGACGTCCTTCTTCGAGTGCAAGAGGTCTATG ATTGACACACGGTCGCGGTTCAGAGGAAGGAAAGGATATTGA